A single region of the Panthera uncia isolate 11264 unplaced genomic scaffold, Puncia_PCG_1.0 HiC_scaffold_1368, whole genome shotgun sequence genome encodes:
- the LOC125916966 gene encoding flotillin-2 isoform X4, with amino-acid sequence MGNCHTVGPNEALVVSGGCCGSDYKQYVFGGWAWAWWCISDTQRLSLEVMTILCRCENIETSEGVPLFVTGVAQVKIMTEKELLAVACEQFLGKNVQDIKNVVLQTLEGHLRSILGTLTVEQIYQDRDQFAKLVREVAAPDVGRMGIEILSFTIKDVYDKVDYLSSLGKTQTAVVQRDADIGVAEAERDAGIREAECKKEMLDVKFMADTKIADSKRAFELQKSAFSEEVNIKTAEAQLAYELQGAREQQKIRQEEIEIEVVQRKKQIAVEAQEILRTDKELIATVRCPAEAEAHRIQQIAEGEKVKQVLLAQAEAEKIRKIGEAEAAVIEAMGKAEAERMKLKAEAYQKYGDAAKMALVLEALPQIAAKIAAPLTKVDEIVVLSGDNSKVTSEVNRLLAELPASVHALTGMDLSKIPLIKKATGAQA; translated from the exons GGGGCTGTTGTGGTTCCGACTATAAACAGTACGTGTTTGGcggctgggcctgggcctggtgGTGTATCTCCGACACTCAGAG ACTGTCTCTGGAGGTTATGACCATCCTGTGTCGCTGTGAGAATATTGAGACGTCGGAGGGGGTCCCGCTATTCGTAACAGGGGTTGCACAG GTGAAGATCATGACGGAGAAGGAGCTCCTGGCAGTGGCCTGCGAGCAGTTTCTGGGCAAGAACGTGCAGGACATCAAGAACGTCGTCCTGCAGACCCTGGAGGGACACCTGCGCTCCATCCTTG GGACCCTCACCGTGGAGCAGATTTATCAGGACCGGGACCAGTTTGCCAAGCTGGTGCGGGAGGTGGCGGCCCCTGATGTCGGCCGCATGGGCATCGAGATCCTCAGCTTCACCATCAAG gacGTGTATGACAAAGTGGACTATCTAAGCTCCTTGGGCAAGACACAGACTGCCGTGGTACAGAGAGATGCCGACATTGGGGTGGCCGAGGCCGAGCGAGACGCAGGCATCCGG GAAGCCGAGTGCAAGAAGGAGATGCTGGATGTGAAGTTCATGGCAGACACCAAGATCGCCGACTCCAAGCGAGCCTTCGAGCTACAAAAGTCAGCTTTCAGTGAGGAGGTCAACATCAAG ACAGCCGAGGCCCAGCTGGCCTATGAGCTGCAAGGAGCCCGTGAGCAGCAGAAGATCCGGCAGGAAGAGATTGAGATTGAGGTTGTACAGCGCAAGAAGCAGATCGCAGTGGAGGCACAGGAGATCCTGCGCACAGATAAGGAGCTCATTGCCACAGTGCGCTGTCCTGCCGAAGCTGAGGCCCACCGCATACAGCAGATCGCCGAGGGTGAAAA GGTGAAGCAGGTCCTCTTAGCACAGGCGGAGGCTGAGAAGATCCGCAAAATCGGGGAGGCGGAGGCAGCAGTCATTGAGGCGATGGGCAAGGCAGAAGCTGAGCGGATGAAGCTCAAGGCTGAGGCCTACCAGAAATATGGGGATGCAGCCAAGATGGCCTTGGTGCTGGAGGCCCTGCCCCAG ATTGCTGCCAAAATCGCCGCCCCGCTGACCAAAGTCGATGAGATTGTGGTCCTCAGTGGGGACAACAGCAAAGTGACATCGGAGGTAAACCGGCTGCTGGCCGAGCTGCCGGCCTCTGTGCACGCCCTCACAGGCATGGACCTCTCTAAG ATACCCCTGATCAAGAAGGCCACCGGCGCACAGGCGTGA
- the LOC125916966 gene encoding flotillin-2 isoform X1, with amino-acid sequence MGNCHTVGPNEALVVSGGCCGSDYKQYVFGGWAWAWWCISDTQRISLEIMTLQPRCEDVETAEGVALTVTGVAQVKIMTEKELLAVACEQFLGKNVQDIKNVVLQTLEGHLRSILGTLTVEQIYQDRDQFAKLVREVAAPDVGRMGIEILSFTIKDVYDKVDYLSSLGKTQTAVVQRDADIGVAEAERDAGIREAECKKEMLDVKFMADTKIADSKRAFELQKSAFSEEVNIKTAEAQLAYELQGAREQQKIRQEEIEIEVVQRKKQIAVEAQEILRTDKELIATVRCPAEAEAHRIQQIAEGEKVKQVLLAQAEAEKIRKIGEAEAAVIEAMGKAEAERMKLKAEAYQKYGDAAKMALVLEALPQIAAKIAAPLTKVDEIVVLSGDNSKVTSEVNRLLAELPASVHALTGMDLSKIPLIKKATGAQA; translated from the exons GGGGCTGTTGTGGTTCCGACTATAAACAGTACGTGTTTGGcggctgggcctgggcctggtgGTGTATCTCCGACACTCAGAG GATTTCCCTAGAGATTATGACGTTGCAGCCCCGCTGCGAGGACGTAGAGACGGCCGAGGGGGTAGCTTTAACTGTGACGGGTGTCGCCCAG GTGAAGATCATGACGGAGAAGGAGCTCCTGGCAGTGGCCTGCGAGCAGTTTCTGGGCAAGAACGTGCAGGACATCAAGAACGTCGTCCTGCAGACCCTGGAGGGACACCTGCGCTCCATCCTTG GGACCCTCACCGTGGAGCAGATTTATCAGGACCGGGACCAGTTTGCCAAGCTGGTGCGGGAGGTGGCGGCCCCTGATGTCGGCCGCATGGGCATCGAGATCCTCAGCTTCACCATCAAG gacGTGTATGACAAAGTGGACTATCTAAGCTCCTTGGGCAAGACACAGACTGCCGTGGTACAGAGAGATGCCGACATTGGGGTGGCCGAGGCCGAGCGAGACGCAGGCATCCGG GAAGCCGAGTGCAAGAAGGAGATGCTGGATGTGAAGTTCATGGCAGACACCAAGATCGCCGACTCCAAGCGAGCCTTCGAGCTACAAAAGTCAGCTTTCAGTGAGGAGGTCAACATCAAG ACAGCCGAGGCCCAGCTGGCCTATGAGCTGCAAGGAGCCCGTGAGCAGCAGAAGATCCGGCAGGAAGAGATTGAGATTGAGGTTGTACAGCGCAAGAAGCAGATCGCAGTGGAGGCACAGGAGATCCTGCGCACAGATAAGGAGCTCATTGCCACAGTGCGCTGTCCTGCCGAAGCTGAGGCCCACCGCATACAGCAGATCGCCGAGGGTGAAAA GGTGAAGCAGGTCCTCTTAGCACAGGCGGAGGCTGAGAAGATCCGCAAAATCGGGGAGGCGGAGGCAGCAGTCATTGAGGCGATGGGCAAGGCAGAAGCTGAGCGGATGAAGCTCAAGGCTGAGGCCTACCAGAAATATGGGGATGCAGCCAAGATGGCCTTGGTGCTGGAGGCCCTGCCCCAG ATTGCTGCCAAAATCGCCGCCCCGCTGACCAAAGTCGATGAGATTGTGGTCCTCAGTGGGGACAACAGCAAAGTGACATCGGAGGTAAACCGGCTGCTGGCCGAGCTGCCGGCCTCTGTGCACGCCCTCACAGGCATGGACCTCTCTAAG ATACCCCTGATCAAGAAGGCCACCGGCGCACAGGCGTGA
- the LOC125916966 gene encoding flotillin-2 isoform X2 has protein sequence MFPARGQGEGLPAPVQFSTSQGSKVKIMTEKELLAVACEQFLGKNVQDIKNVVLQTLEGHLRSILGTLTVEQIYQDRDQFAKLVREVAAPDVGRMGIEILSFTIKDVYDKVDYLSSLGKTQTAVVQRDADIGVAEAERDAGIREAECKKEMLDVKFMADTKIADSKRAFELQKSAFSEEVNIKTAEAQLAYELQGAREQQKIRQEEIEIEVVQRKKQIAVEAQEILRTDKELIATVRCPAEAEAHRIQQIAEGEKVKQVLLAQAEAEKIRKIGEAEAAVIEAMGKAEAERMKLKAEAYQKYGDAAKMALVLEALPQIAAKIAAPLTKVDEIVVLSGDNSKVTSEVNRLLAELPASVHALTGMDLSKIPLIKKATGAQA, from the exons ATGTTCCCAGCTCGGGGCCAGGGTGAGGGGCTTCCTGCTCCAGTCCAGTTCTCAACGTCACAGGGCAGCAAG GTGAAGATCATGACGGAGAAGGAGCTCCTGGCAGTGGCCTGCGAGCAGTTTCTGGGCAAGAACGTGCAGGACATCAAGAACGTCGTCCTGCAGACCCTGGAGGGACACCTGCGCTCCATCCTTG GGACCCTCACCGTGGAGCAGATTTATCAGGACCGGGACCAGTTTGCCAAGCTGGTGCGGGAGGTGGCGGCCCCTGATGTCGGCCGCATGGGCATCGAGATCCTCAGCTTCACCATCAAG gacGTGTATGACAAAGTGGACTATCTAAGCTCCTTGGGCAAGACACAGACTGCCGTGGTACAGAGAGATGCCGACATTGGGGTGGCCGAGGCCGAGCGAGACGCAGGCATCCGG GAAGCCGAGTGCAAGAAGGAGATGCTGGATGTGAAGTTCATGGCAGACACCAAGATCGCCGACTCCAAGCGAGCCTTCGAGCTACAAAAGTCAGCTTTCAGTGAGGAGGTCAACATCAAG ACAGCCGAGGCCCAGCTGGCCTATGAGCTGCAAGGAGCCCGTGAGCAGCAGAAGATCCGGCAGGAAGAGATTGAGATTGAGGTTGTACAGCGCAAGAAGCAGATCGCAGTGGAGGCACAGGAGATCCTGCGCACAGATAAGGAGCTCATTGCCACAGTGCGCTGTCCTGCCGAAGCTGAGGCCCACCGCATACAGCAGATCGCCGAGGGTGAAAA GGTGAAGCAGGTCCTCTTAGCACAGGCGGAGGCTGAGAAGATCCGCAAAATCGGGGAGGCGGAGGCAGCAGTCATTGAGGCGATGGGCAAGGCAGAAGCTGAGCGGATGAAGCTCAAGGCTGAGGCCTACCAGAAATATGGGGATGCAGCCAAGATGGCCTTGGTGCTGGAGGCCCTGCCCCAG ATTGCTGCCAAAATCGCCGCCCCGCTGACCAAAGTCGATGAGATTGTGGTCCTCAGTGGGGACAACAGCAAAGTGACATCGGAGGTAAACCGGCTGCTGGCCGAGCTGCCGGCCTCTGTGCACGCCCTCACAGGCATGGACCTCTCTAAG ATACCCCTGATCAAGAAGGCCACCGGCGCACAGGCGTGA
- the LOC125916966 gene encoding flotillin-2 isoform X3: MTEKELLAVACEQFLGKNVQDIKNVVLQTLEGHLRSILGTLTVEQIYQDRDQFAKLVREVAAPDVGRMGIEILSFTIKDVYDKVDYLSSLGKTQTAVVQRDADIGVAEAERDAGIREAECKKEMLDVKFMADTKIADSKRAFELQKSAFSEEVNIKTAEAQLAYELQGAREQQKIRQEEIEIEVVQRKKQIAVEAQEILRTDKELIATVRCPAEAEAHRIQQIAEGEKVKQVLLAQAEAEKIRKIGEAEAAVIEAMGKAEAERMKLKAEAYQKYGDAAKMALVLEALPQIAAKIAAPLTKVDEIVVLSGDNSKVTSEVNRLLAELPASVHALTGMDLSKIPLIKKATGAQA; the protein is encoded by the exons ATGACGGAGAAGGAGCTCCTGGCAGTGGCCTGCGAGCAGTTTCTGGGCAAGAACGTGCAGGACATCAAGAACGTCGTCCTGCAGACCCTGGAGGGACACCTGCGCTCCATCCTTG GGACCCTCACCGTGGAGCAGATTTATCAGGACCGGGACCAGTTTGCCAAGCTGGTGCGGGAGGTGGCGGCCCCTGATGTCGGCCGCATGGGCATCGAGATCCTCAGCTTCACCATCAAG gacGTGTATGACAAAGTGGACTATCTAAGCTCCTTGGGCAAGACACAGACTGCCGTGGTACAGAGAGATGCCGACATTGGGGTGGCCGAGGCCGAGCGAGACGCAGGCATCCGG GAAGCCGAGTGCAAGAAGGAGATGCTGGATGTGAAGTTCATGGCAGACACCAAGATCGCCGACTCCAAGCGAGCCTTCGAGCTACAAAAGTCAGCTTTCAGTGAGGAGGTCAACATCAAG ACAGCCGAGGCCCAGCTGGCCTATGAGCTGCAAGGAGCCCGTGAGCAGCAGAAGATCCGGCAGGAAGAGATTGAGATTGAGGTTGTACAGCGCAAGAAGCAGATCGCAGTGGAGGCACAGGAGATCCTGCGCACAGATAAGGAGCTCATTGCCACAGTGCGCTGTCCTGCCGAAGCTGAGGCCCACCGCATACAGCAGATCGCCGAGGGTGAAAA GGTGAAGCAGGTCCTCTTAGCACAGGCGGAGGCTGAGAAGATCCGCAAAATCGGGGAGGCGGAGGCAGCAGTCATTGAGGCGATGGGCAAGGCAGAAGCTGAGCGGATGAAGCTCAAGGCTGAGGCCTACCAGAAATATGGGGATGCAGCCAAGATGGCCTTGGTGCTGGAGGCCCTGCCCCAG ATTGCTGCCAAAATCGCCGCCCCGCTGACCAAAGTCGATGAGATTGTGGTCCTCAGTGGGGACAACAGCAAAGTGACATCGGAGGTAAACCGGCTGCTGGCCGAGCTGCCGGCCTCTGTGCACGCCCTCACAGGCATGGACCTCTCTAAG ATACCCCTGATCAAGAAGGCCACCGGCGCACAGGCGTGA